The Cetobacterium sp. ZOR0034 genome segment TCTACATCTTTCGCGAGCTCTAAAATTTTCTTCTTATTCATCAAATCATATACATCTGCTGCTGTATTGTAATGTGATGATTGAGCACAATATCTACAATCCTCTGAACAATTTCCTGATTTAGCATTAACTATGGTGCATAGATCAAATATATCTCCATGAAAAATTTCTCTGATTTTATTTGCTCCATTTAAAAGAGATTTTAGACTATCTTTATCTTTTTCAAAGTCATATTCTATAAGATTTATGGCTTCTTCAAAAGTTATTTCATCTTTTTTTTCTAAAATTTTATTTACTATTCTATCTATAGTTTTTTTCATTTTTCACCTCAAATAATTTTATTTCATGTTAATTATTCTATTCTACAAAAATAAAAATGTCAACTTTTTTTGATTTTAAAGTTGACATTTTTATTTTTTATTTAAACATATTTATAGCTGTTATTATTACCGACATTTGAAAAATATCAATTAAAAAGGCTCCTGTTAAAGTTACAATTAAATATGGATTAACTGTATATCCGTGTCTTTCTGAAATTTCTCCCATGTTCAACATGGCATTTGTAGTTGCCCCTAATCCAGAACCGCACATCCCAGAAACCATCACTGCTGCGTCATAATCTTTTCCCATAGCTTTAAATACTATTTGACTTGTGAAAAACGCCATAAAAATTACTTGAGCAAATAAAATCAAAAACATTGGAACTGCTAAAGAAGCTAGTTCCCAAAGTCTTAACGAAATTAAAGCCATCGATAAAAATATATTTAAAGAAGTTATTCCTAATATATCAATTAAATTTCTATTTAGCTTCACATAGTTATATTTTTCATTCAAATTATTAAATATAATTGCTACAAACATAGCTCCAACATAAGATGGTAAAGCTAAATCTAATTTTGATTTTAATATTGCTGAAAACGTTGTTCCAATCATCATTATTATTGAAAGAATAGCTATATGCTTTAATAATTCATCCGCTGTTATATCTTGATATGAATATTTTTCTTCAAAGTTTATATCATCTTTTCCTACTATATTTATTGCCTTCAAATTATTTTTTCTAATTAAATATAATGCCAATGGAGCTCCTAAAAGTCCACCTGCTAATAAACCAAAATACTATTAAAAGTTTTCCACCTTTTTTTAAAGCTGCCACTGAAGAACCAATCCCAATCGTTGTAAAAAATACAACCATAAATGGATCTTGAAGAATCGTATCATACTTTAGTGTTCCTATTCCTAAATTTCTAATACACAAATGAATAATAGCAAAAAGGATTCCTCCAATTACCGGAGCTGGAATTCCGAACTTATTAAAAAATTGAGATTTGTTTTTTATATACAATCCAATATATAAAGATATCAATCCAATTGCTAAGGTCCCAATCATATTAAAGCTAATTAAAAATCCAAAATCATCACTACTGAAATTCATAAAATCCCTCCCATATCTTTTTAATAAAATTTTAGTTATTATTTTATTTACTTCATTTTTTTTAATAAGTCAAAATTATATTTTAAACTCCTCATATAATGGACAATTTCAATTTTATTTGTTAAAATAAACTACAAGAATACTTATCAGGAGAGAACTTATGAAAAAAATACTAGGAATTTTACTTTTACTTTTAACAACGTCACTATTCGGATTTGATAATGATCACGAAGCTATTTTAGCTTTAGTGAATATTGAAAGAGAGAATAGAGGAATTGAACCTTTAAAACTAAATCCAACCTTAAATACTCTTGCAAAAATAAAATCTGATGATATGTATCACAATCAATACTTCAGTCATAACTCACCTATATATGGTTCACCCTTCGATTTGATGAAAAAATATAATGTGAACTATATGACTGCTGGTGAAAATATTGCAAAGGGACAAAATACCCCTGAGTTTGTTATGAAATCATGGATGGAATCAGCTGGTCATAGAAAAAATATACTAAACCCTAAATTTAAAGAGATGGGTGTTTCAAGAGATGAGTTTGGAAATAATATTTGGACACAAATGTTTATTGGAAGTTAATGCAAATATTTTAATTTTATATTAAAATAAAATTAAAAATCTCTAAAAAAATAGGCTAGAATATCTAGCCTATTTTTGTCTAT includes the following:
- a CDS encoding sodium/glutamate symporter; the protein is MALYLIRKNNLKAINIVGKDDINFEEKYSYQDITADELLKHIAILSIIMMIGTTFSAILKSKLDLALPSYVGAMFVAIIFNNLNEKYNYVKLNRNLIDILGITSLNIFLSMALISLRLWELASLAVPMFLILFAQVIFMAFFTSQIVFKAMGKDYDAAVMVSGMCGSGLGATTNAMLNMGEISERHGYTVNPYLIVTLTGAFLIDIFQMSVIITAINMFK
- a CDS encoding sodium/glutamate symporter, whose product is MNFSSDDFGFLISFNMIGTLAIGLISLYIGLYIKNKSQFFNKFGIPAPVIGGILFAIIHLCIRNLGIGTLKYDTILQDPFMVVFFTTIGIGSSVAALKKGGKLLIVFWFISRWTFRSSIGIIFN
- a CDS encoding CAP domain-containing protein, which produces MKKILGILLLLLTTSLFGFDNDHEAILALVNIERENRGIEPLKLNPTLNTLAKIKSDDMYHNQYFSHNSPIYGSPFDLMKKYNVNYMTAGENIAKGQNTPEFVMKSWMESAGHRKNILNPKFKEMGVSRDEFGNNIWTQMFIGS